One window of Dendropsophus ebraccatus isolate aDenEbr1 chromosome 13, aDenEbr1.pat, whole genome shotgun sequence genomic DNA carries:
- the KLHL28 gene encoding kelch-like protein 28: protein MDQSSQSYMLANITHLHSEQLLQGLNLLRQHHELCDIVLQVGDVKIHAHKVVLASISPYFKAMFTGNLSEKENSQVEFQCVDEAALQAIIEYAYTGTVFISQETVESLLPAANLLQIKLVLKECCAFLESQLDVGNCIGISRFAETYGCHELYLAANKFICQNFEDVCQTEEFFELTNSELHEIVSNDCLNVVNEESVFYALEAWIKYDVQERQKFLSQLLHCVRLPLLSVKFLTRLYEANHLIRDDHTCKHLLNEALKYHFMPEHRLSHQTVLKTQPRCAPKVLCAVGGKAGLFNCLESMEMYFPQDDSWIGLAPLGSPRYEFGLCTLDQKVYVVGGIGTHMRQGINYRKHESSVECWDPVTNTWTSVERMNECRSTLGAVVLAGELYALGGYDGQSCLQSVEKYIPKAKEWQLVAPMIKTRSCFAGAVLDGMIYAIGGYGPAHMNSVERYDPAKDSWEMVAPMADKRINFGVSVMLGFIFVVGGHNGVSHLSSIERYDPHQNQWTVCRPMTEPRTGVGAAVIDNYLYVVGGHSGSSYLNTVQKYDPISDTWLDSAGMASARCNFGLTAL from the exons ATGGACCAGTCCTCTCAGTCCTACATGCTTGCCAACATCACCCACTTGCACTCAGAACAGCTCCTGCAGGGCCTGAACCTCCTCCGCCAGCACCACGAGCTCTGCGACATTGTCCTGCAGGTGGGCGATGTCAAGATCCACGCCCATAAGGTGGTGCTCGCCAGCATCAGCCCCTACTTCAAAGCCATGTTCACCGGAAACCTTTCGGAGAAAGAGAATTCGCAGGTGGAGTTCCAGTGCGTGGACGAGGCCGCCCTCCAGGCCATCATAGAGTACGCCTACACCGGCACCGTCTTCATCTCCCAGGAAACGGTGGAGTCCCTCCTTCCGGCCGCCAACCTCCTGCAGATCAAGCTGGTGCTGAAGGAGTGCTGTGCCTTCCTGGAGAGCCAGCTGGACGTGGGCAACTGCATCGGCATCTCCCGCTTTGCCGAGACCTACGGCTGCCATGAACTCTACCTAGCTGCCAACAAGTTCATTTGCCAGAACTTTGAGGACGTTTGTCAGACGGAAGAGTTCTTCGAGCTGACCAATTCGGAGTTACACGAGATCGTGTCCAATGACTGTCTGAATGTGGTGAACGAGGAGAGTGTGTTTTATGCCCTGGAGGCCTGGATCAAGTACGACGTGCAGGAGCGACAGAAGTTCCTCTCACAGCTGTTGCACTGCGTCCGGCTGCCGCTGCTCAGCGTCAAGTTCCTCACCCGGCTCTACGAAGCGAACCACCTGATACGCGATGACCACACGTGTAAACACTTACTGAACGAAGCTCTGAAATACCATTTTATGCCTGAACATAGACTCTCCCACCAGACGGTGCTAAAGACGCAGCCACGCTGTGCTCCCAAAGTGCTCTGCGCGGTGGGAGGAAAAGCCGGACTGTTCAACTGCCTAGAGAG CATGGAGATGTATTTCCCGCAGGACGACTCGTGGATAGGCCTGGCCCCCCTGGGGTCCCCCCGCTATGAGTTTGGACTGTGCACTCTGGACCAGAAGGTGTATGTAGTGGGGGGCATCGGCACCCATATGAGACAGGGCATCAACTACAGGAAGCACGAGAGCTCTGTGGAGTGCTGGGACCCCGTGACCAACACCTGGACGTCTGTGGAGAGGATGAACGAGTGTCGGAGCACCCTGGGGGCCGTGGTCTTAGCGGGAGAACTTTACGCCTTAGGCGGGTACGATGGACAGTCATGTTTACAATCTGTGGAGAAATATATCCCCAAGGCGAAAGAGTGGCAGCTGGTGGCCCCCATGATAAAGACCCGGAGCTGCTTCGCTGGGGCCGTCCTGGATGGGATGATCTACGCTATAGGGGGATACGGCCCCGCCCACATGAACag TGTGGAGCGATACGACCCCGCCAAAGACTCCTGGGAGATGGTGGCGCCAATGGCCGATAAGAGGATTAACTTTGGAGTGAGCGTTATGCTGGGCTTTATATTCGTAGTGGGGGGACACAATGGAGTGTCGCACCTATCCAGCATCGAGCGGTATGACCCCCATCAGAACCAATGGACGGTGTGTAGACCCATGACGGAGCCCCGGACAG GAGTGGGAGCGGCGGTGATTGACAACTACCTCTACGTGGTTGGGGGTCACTCGGGGTCGTCCTATCTCAATACTGTACAGAAGTACGACCCTATATCGGACACGTGGCTGGACTCGGCCGGCATGGCCAGCGCCCGCTGTAACTTTGGGCTGACGGCCCTTTGA